The Bradyrhizobium sp. CCBAU 051011 DNA segment GACCGTGTCGCCGCGGCGGATGTTTTTGACCAGCTCCTGGTGATCCTTGATCTTCTTCTGCTGCGGCCGCAGAATCAGGAAGTACATGATCACGAAGATCAGCGCGAACGGCAGCAGCGACATCAACATGCTGTTGGCATCGCCGCCGGCTGCAGCCTGGGCGTACGCAGGGGTAATCAGCATTCGAACAATCCTCGTGAGACGGAAAAGAACCGGCCATGCCTGGGCTTAGCGCCTTGGGCAAATCGCCGGTCCGGGCAAATTCGCGCGGACTATAGCGGCGGCGGGCCCAATTGCAACGTGGCCGGCCCTCTCATTTAGGCCGCTTGCGGGACCTTCCAAGGCCCGTTAAGGCTGCGCGGTCAGGAACTCCAAAAATGTCGAAAAAAGCCAAGAAAACAGCGGCTCGCGCCGCCCCCAAGGCGGCCTCGCGAGCCCTTGCAAAAACCGCGACAAAACGTCCGGCAAACAGCCTTAACGGCGCCACGGCCGAGCGGATCGCGACTGCGCTGGAGGCCATCGCCGGTCACCTTTCCGCAGCCTCTCCGGCGGCGGGAAGCCTTGAGTCGTTCGGATCTGCCGACGCCTTCGTCTGGCATCCGGACGGACGCCTTTCG contains these protein-coding regions:
- the yajC gene encoding preprotein translocase subunit YajC, giving the protein MLITPAYAQAAAGGDANSMLMSLLPFALIFVIMYFLILRPQQKKIKDHQELVKNIRRGDTVVTSGGLVGKVTKVVDDDQIEFEISDGVRVRQMRQMISGVRTKGEPAKEKSEAKDETSAS